CGCGTGAGGCCTCGAATGTCGTGCACAACGTTGCCTCCGAGGGCATGGGGGCACCGACGGGCAGGGCGCCGTCGACGATCTGTGCACGGAGAGCGTCGGCGACGCGGGAATGCAGCGGAAGTGACATTGAGGCTGGCCTCCAACATGATTGAACAACTTTGATGCTGCGCAGTCTAACCACCCGAACCTGGCAGAAACAATGCTGCACAACGGACATGAACGCCTGGTGAACTTGTTCGAACAACTGACTCCGAACCGTTGACGCTTGCTCATAGAACGGGAACTGTTGCCCAGGTGATGATCGACCGAACCCCCCACCACCGATTCGACCTCGTCGTCGTCGGCGCCGGCATCGTCGGCCTTGCCCATGCCGTCGACGCAGTCCTGCGCGGTATGTCCGTGGCCGTCGTCGAACGAGACGACCACGCCGTCGGCGCGTCCATCCGAAACTTCGGACACGTCTGCGCCACAGCACAATCCGGGGACGCCCTGACATTCGCGCTGTCCGCACGCGAACGCTGGCTGATGCTCGGACGCAAAGCCGGCTTCGAGGTACGTGAATGCGGCACCCTCGTTCTCGCCCGTGCACCGGACGAGCTGGCTGTACTCGAAGAATTCTCAGCCGAACGTGGATCCGAACAGGTGACCCTCGGCGCCGCTACCGGTCCGTTCAGCGGCATCGGCGCCGCGCACCTGCCTCTCGACCTCCGCGTCGATCCTCGCGAGGCGGTGCCGGCGATCGCGGCGTGGCTGGCGGCGGAAGGCGTCGAATTCTTCTGGAACACATACGTAACCGGTATCGACACGAACGCGGTGCACACCTCGCGCGGTGAGATCCACGGGCAGAACATGGTTCACGCCGTCGGCCACGACGTCGACCGACTCTTCCCCGACATTGCCGCCGAATGGAACGTTCAACGCTGCCGCCTCCAGATGCTCGAAGTCGCCCCACCCGACGACGTCGTCATCGACGCGGCCGTGCTCACCGGACTGTCGATGCTGCGTTACGACGGGCTCGCGGCCATGCCTTCTGCCGCGGCGGTACGCGCACGAATGAAGGAAGATTCACCCGAATTGCTCGACACCGTCATGAATCTCATGCTCACTCAACGCCCCGACGGTGCCATCGTCCTCGGTGACACCCACCATTACGCACGCACCCACACCCCGTTCGACGACGAACGCAACGCCGAGCTACTCCTGCGCGAGGGCGCATCACTGTTCGGGGCGCCGTTGACCGTCCTGCGCCGGTGGCGTGGGGTCTACGCCTCCAGTGACCGCACCGACTTCCTCACCGCCGCCCCCTCCTCGAACGTCCGGGTGGTGTCGGTGACCTCCGGAATCGGCATGACCACCGCGCTCGGCCTCGCACCCACCGTCCTCGACTCGTTCTGACCTTCACCCCATCAGGAGAACCGATGTTCAAGCCCCGCCACGCGGCCCTCGTGATCGCCGCGCTCACCCTCACCCTCACCGCCTGTGGCGACAGTTCCGACACCGCTGCAAGCACTCCCACCTGCCCAGGTGGGAAGATCCGCTTCGGTGTGGAGCCTTTCGAGGATCCCGCCAAACTGACCCCGGCGTTCCAGGTCGTCGGCGAAGCTTTGTCGGAGAAGCTGAACTGCCCGGTAGAAGTGACCGTGGTGGACAGTTACTCCGCCGAGGTCCTCGCCATGCGCAACGGACAACTCGAGCTCGGTGTCTTCGGTCCGCTCGGTTACGTTTTCGCGAGCCAGGAGGCCGATGCCCGCGCGCTCGCCTCCTTCGGGACGGCCGACGGTCAGCTCTCCACCTACACGGCCGGGGTCTGGGTGCCCAAGGACTCCGACATCGACTCGATCGACGACCTTCGCGGACGTACTCTTGCCCTCTCCGAGCCCGGATCGACCTCGGGTGACGCACTTCCCCGGATGGCATTGCGCCAGAGCGGAATGCAGGACGACGATGTCAAGATCACCTATGCCGGCGGCCACCCCGAGGCACTACTGGCATTGGCCAACGGCAAGGTCGACGCCGCCGAGATCAACTCCCAACAGCTGGCGACCTCCACCGGGGAAGGCCA
This region of Rhodococcus sp. PAMC28707 genomic DNA includes:
- a CDS encoding TIGR03364 family FAD-dependent oxidoreductase, producing the protein MIDRTPHHRFDLVVVGAGIVGLAHAVDAVLRGMSVAVVERDDHAVGASIRNFGHVCATAQSGDALTFALSARERWLMLGRKAGFEVRECGTLVLARAPDELAVLEEFSAERGSEQVTLGAATGPFSGIGAAHLPLDLRVDPREAVPAIAAWLAAEGVEFFWNTYVTGIDTNAVHTSRGEIHGQNMVHAVGHDVDRLFPDIAAEWNVQRCRLQMLEVAPPDDVVIDAAVLTGLSMLRYDGLAAMPSAAAVRARMKEDSPELLDTVMNLMLTQRPDGAIVLGDTHHYARTHTPFDDERNAELLLREGASLFGAPLTVLRRWRGVYASSDRTDFLTAAPSSNVRVVSVTSGIGMTTALGLAPTVLDSF
- a CDS encoding phosphate/phosphite/phosphonate ABC transporter substrate-binding protein; its protein translation is MFKPRHAALVIAALTLTLTACGDSSDTAASTPTCPGGKIRFGVEPFEDPAKLTPAFQVVGEALSEKLNCPVEVTVVDSYSAEVLAMRNGQLELGVFGPLGYVFASQEADARALASFGTADGQLSTYTAGVWVPKDSDIDSIDDLRGRTLALSEPGSTSGDALPRMALRQSGMQDDDVKITYAGGHPEALLALANGKVDAAEINSQQLATSTGEGQFDTSKFRQVWTSDPIPNDPITVAGSTSEEFQKAVADALVDLPPDAVAEAGALLDVDPAGQLLPVDKSTYQPLFDLADALGLTSKDAE